The Manihot esculenta cultivar AM560-2 chromosome 8, M.esculenta_v8, whole genome shotgun sequence genomic interval ataatgtTAAGAGGTAAATGTATCGAATTAAAAGAGTTCTCATCCATTGTTTGTTTAAAATGCaaagattaaatattaattCTAGATAATATAAGGGTAAAATGGtaatttatctaataaattgaattaatttaaaaatataatctcTTTTTTACGATTTAATTTTAGTCGgtataaaattgataaaattaaatgtgaataataatatattatttttgataatataaaaaaattaaatataattaatattaaaatattttaattaaattttaaaatactataaataaaaatataaaaaataaaaaatttattaaaaaacttaATCAATCAAGTTCAATAAAATCATACTAATTGGATTTAAATCAATCTTTAACTGATTTAATcaatttagatttaattttcaTGAAATGACCAAacgtataattaaaataataatgtatTCATCCAAGgtgattaatataatatttcatggattaatttattatttttgaacATGAAACGGCTGCTTCTTCTTCAATTCAACATAGATCGGCTGTCAACTTAGACAGCAGTTCCCACCAACTCGGTCACGTGCTTTCTATTCCAGACCTTTTATTCACCAAGAACAGTTACCGTTGTGCTTGGATGTATCAGTCAGATAACCTTGCTATCTAGCTGTTAATCCAAGTGCTTATCTCTTAATAGATAAAATTAgtatataaataagaaaaaaatacttatttagtttcataaaaaaaaattcacaatactttgatttatatatttttgtaaattcaaaacatcaattaataaatttttttatattataaaaattaaaaaataaaacacttaatatttaaaaattttattgattatgattttattgtgaaaaactctaaaaatatattttaacgtagtatttttagttttttaaaaaataatggtacaccaataattattaaaattttaactctcactatttattttttaataattgtatttttataaaCTGTTTGCAAGTGTTTTATATTCTTCAGTATTCACATTTAGACATTTATGAACTGAATTTGATTCtgaatgattataaatttttgttagactctaaaaCCGATATTTCTATTAAATGGTTCGTCATCATTCCACGGctcatacttttttttttttgaaataggggttggggaaatcgaaccttagacctttcaagactacaggatgcactttccactagGCTAAGCCTTGGAGTGCTCCACGGCTCATACTTTAACtagataatttattaaatataatcatatctctttacttaaaaaaattaataaataatttattagtaaattttataatattacatttaaaaaattaattaatgaatttttatatatccaactaaatagtaaattatccTCTGAATAATGAAAGAGTGTAGGAAGCTTAACATCCAATTatctcaattaaaaaatattagtcattCACCTTAGCCATCTCATACAATAATAAGGTTACATGTAACATCACAAAAACAAAATCATTCTCAATTTACTACGATCACCATCCTCCTGTCTATTAAGCAAATTACGACATTTCTCTTTAAATATTTtgcaaatatatatttttttaaaaacaatcaTAATTTTGATCATCAAAATTTGGACTCAGCAATTGATCTAGAATTGGAGTCGACATCTAGCCCTCTGCGAGACTCGTGCCATAGCTGGTGCTCAATGCCTAACCTTTTCAGCTCCAGTAGCCCCCTCTCAACTGTTATTGGAGTGAACCATCATAACCAAACAAAATCAAAGTCAAATTCAGAATCTGTTACACTTCACCTTCCAAACATTCAAATGCAAAATTCAAGCTTACCGTCAACTGCATCTATTGATGTGAAAGATCGATTGTTCTGGTTGATCCAGAATTCCAAGCGTTCTTCTGCTATGTCTGGTTCCAGTCCATGGCTTTTTGCTCTTCTCCAGAAATATGAAAGCCATGCCTATTTGAATAATTACATCTCATAATTGCTCATGAAGGGAATGGTTATATACATGGCATCATGTTTACGATGAAAATTTTTGGGAAAACGTCATCTTACTTGCTTAAACAGCACATCTTCAGTCTCCTCTTGGCTCAATTCTGAAAGCAATTTAACTTCTTATAAATCATTTATCCAACACCAAgctaacaaaaaaattaaacccaACAGTAGTGGATTCTAATAAACAGAGTTCACACAAGCAAGTATAAGAACAAAATATGGGCATGGGAAGTCAGTATCCTAATTTACGAGGGTCATTGTACTAAAAGCAAAATTGGAATAATGAACTAACCAAACGCTTCAAATTGTCCTTCGGCAGGTAGCTTGACGTCGTCTTCAGCCATAGGCATCAGAAaccaaaataacataaaaagttGAGCGTTCAGTGTAAGCCACTTATCAATTATGCATTAAGAACTATTTAAAGAGACTATATCAGAAATAGAAACAAATGCTACATTGGAATGAACAAAAGTATACAAAAACACTAAAAAGATGATCAAATAATTAATCTGAGCATCTAATTGACCTAACAAGTATATACAGCTGACAATTAAGTAATACTAATTAAGAAATCATGAAGAGAGTTCAATTGATCAAATAATTAATCTGAGCATCTAATTGACCTAACAAGTATATACATCAGACAATTAAGAAATACTAATTAAGGAATCATAAAGAGAGTTCAATTCACACCCGTTTTCAGCAAATTTGGCCGTCGTTTCTGAGCCATAGCAAGTGCTACAGCATCTTCTACCttcaaacaaaaaataaaaagtatgaaAAGATGTAATAAAAACTGCAAGATAAAACTTACAACCATAATACATTACACTTGTGGACATGCAAGTTATTTCCTTGAATAACTTAAAATGGTAGAAAAAGGAAATTGATGATATGAAACAACCGAGGACAAAGAAGTTAAAGTGAAAATCATAGAAATATTTCAACATGGTTTTGTATATTGCTAATCAACCAGATGCAAGGGGAGCAAACATGCCAAGGAAGGTTAAACCACACAATACTAACAAGTGCAAAAAATCTCAAAGATATCATCAGCTGAAGAAATGGTAAAAACAGTTGGAAGACTGTTAATGTTTCAAAACTGATATAGCTGAAGAAAGGACATTAAAAGGGCACAGAAGAAACCTTCAATGCAGACAGTTCCCGCAAACCTTTGTCAACTAGAAGCATGCTTTCAATGGTTCCAACTCCAGAAAGTTCATGCATGTCCCGTAAAACCTTTTCTCTTTCACTTGCATTACTATTTGCTGCTCAAATAGAGTAAAAACTGAGGCATTTCATACCCTTTTTAAACAGTAAAAGAAGAGatgcaaaaataatataatgaaCTCAAAACACAATGTGCAAGAGGACATCTCAAGCTAATTGAATCAGAAGCAATCACGGGGGAAGGAAATGATAAAATATCCAAACAAACACTCACTTGATAAGTTCTCCTCTTTAGCTCGCTGTCCAGCAGCTAATACTACTTCAAAAGGAAGAGGTGCAAAGGATGACCAGTATTCATATTTTGCTCCAGCGAGATCTCCATGGATACCTGGAAAAAAATGTAGTAATGTGCTTGAAAAAGTGGGATATTTGTTTGTAATATGTTTCTCCACTGACACATGAGTTGGAAAAAATAGCAACCTAATGGTCTCTTATTAGTGTACTGAATTGAAATTCTGTATGGAAATTAGTAGGATATAAGAACAATGGATCTTCCCAATACACATGGATCTGAACTCCTTTGTCCAGAAGCATAAAAATAGATTACATCAGTTATTTAGACAGAAGGTCAACTGTAATTTGCAGAACTCATACAGCTAGGGAACCTTCAATAGAGCAGCAAAAAGAACCTCTTGAaccatataatttaatttctcagaTGATACCCATATGCTTATTTTTGTGCATTGTTAACCTCTACTAGAAAACACTTCAGCACCAAATGGAACAGGCCCGTATTTTTCAAAATGGAGCTAAGTGTGTTAACAAGAAGAGACATAACCAAAAAGCAATTCACATTCAGACAAATAAAGCATGAGGTAAATTTATGCTGAAAGATCGacatttaaaaataactttacCATGTAGAAAAGACAAGCTCCAATACCGTGCAAGCCAACACCTCTTTAGAACAACTTCTTCCTAAGGTGAAAACTGCAAATCATGTCATTTATGACATAAAAGAGTaccaaaaagaaaagggaaggCTAATAAAATAATGTCCTTTAAAAAACATAGGATTGAAAATAAACCATTTCCTCCTCTGTCAAAATCATTCTGTGTGTCAAAGTCCTGAGTGATTTAACTTCAGAAACAGCTTCGTTGAGCTGCACCAGAGCAGATGTTGCCTCATCCTTAGCAGTCTAAATCACAATTCAACAAATGCAAATATTGTAAATTAACAGAGGACTCCTGTCGTAACCCATAAAAAGTGATAAAAGAACTAAAAGGATAAAAAAGATATAATTTCTCCAAACCTCAGCTTCTGTCCTAAGAGCAGCAATTTCTTCAGGTTTACTACTTTGTTCTGCAACTCTCAGAGCAGCCTGGATGAAAAATTATGCTCGTATTCCATATTTCAGTATAACTATATACAACTGTAGAAAATCCCTTCCTAAGATCCCAAAAATATATGCAGGGAAACATGCATAAATTAAATACACATTAGGGATAAAGGTAAAAGTCTCCATACAACATACATGTTGCAACTtgctactttttttttaaatatatgcagacacacatacatacatacagcAAAAGATATAGGAAAACTCTTAATGATACTAACCTCCCTTTGCTGAAGAGCTGCCTCCTTTCTGAAGATTGAAACATGAAGATAAATTAGCAAATATAACTATGATGGCATAGTAAAATGCATCTACTACTAACACTTGCCTACTTAAAAGGCGAGCTTCTAATGTTACACCTTCTCCAAGAGTAGCAACCTAAAGGAAAACATGTCACCAGACAATAAATACTTTAGGGCAAGATAGTGCAAGTCCAAACGTGCAGGGCAAGTTGGCAGAATGTTCAAATATGCTCTTAAATGTCAGGGTTGGGATGTAAAGGAAAGGATGATTACAGGACCCCCTATGTCTTGTTGAATGCAACAACTTTTTGATTCAGATAGATCAGAAGTGAAAAcgcaaatatatttttatttatcattgaACTTTACCACAATCTAGGATGCTAATACATAAATTGAGACAATCATTTATAATGCAGCCCACGTCACTCACAGCTATATGATGTCTAAACTCATTTTATTAGTTCCTTTTTTTCAACTTTTCAAAAAGTACCTGCTTCTCAAGCTGCCTAGCCCTTGCATCTGCCTCCTCATACCTCTCCTCTGCAAGTCGAAGCTGAATGGACACATATCATGATGGAGAACCAAAAGAAGTATATGATAAcagtataaatattaaaatatccaCTATAATCTTCTACCCAACTCCATAGTCATCTTACTTTGTTTAGTAAATGTGATGATTAAGCAATACCACAgacagaaaattttattatatattatcaacTGAATATGATTATTGCAACACCTTCCACAACTGAATTCAGTGCTCCATGAGCAAACTGGATTAATTTAAACAAATAGCATACTGTTGTTAGATTGGAAAATTCATGAACTTTTGAACAATTGCAAAATTACACGAATATAGAAGAGATGAAATGTTTGCCCACCTTTTCAATTAAACTGTCATTTTCTTCCTGCAGCATGTCAACCTGCAGTAAAGTTCATAAAGTAAACATGAAATCACAAAAAGGAGATAACTCTCATAAATATTTTGTACGTAATGAAATACTAGCCAAAAAAGGAACAGAGTTGTATGTATTTGTAGAAAGAAGCCAAAGCTGATAAtatcaaccccaacaacaaccAGATATCCAAAAGTGAAAATCTATATCCAAGGACCTTTGAAGttaggggtgtaaacgaaccAAACTGTTTGTGAACTATTCGAAACTCggttcgataaaaactcgatcggGCTCGAGCTCACTTTTTAGgctcgtttaataaacgagccGAGCTTGAACTTAGCGGTATTCGGCTCGTTTAGACTCGCGAGCTGACTCGTGAACAGGCTCCTGAACAAACTCGTTAACAGACTCGCGAACAAGCTTGTTTGCTAACACTAATCCCACATCAAAGGTTGAAGGGATATAGAGAATTGTGACTTCTCTATAAAAAGACAACTCTTCTACatttttttcattagttttggaTTCGagagatttcaattaaataaaaaaatttaatttagaagTCTCTTAATaaccttataatttaaatttgtttataatttaaataaatttgaattatattgagtttgtttataatataatcgagcTCAAATTTGAGCCTAAATGAGCTCAAATTTGAGCTTTTTGAATAGAGTTTGAGTTGGCTCGTTAATGTGATAAATAAGTTTATTAAGAATCGAGCTCGAACCGAGctcgagtttaatatttattttatgaatcgagTTCGAACTTATAAATGAAGCTCGAGTCGAGTTCGAACTTTTAAATTACATCCCTATTTGAAGCATGCATATTCTCAGTTAGCGAAGTGGTACCTCATCTTGTAAAGCAGAAGCTGAATGATGGCTGCCAGTATCTCTTAGATTTGTAGTCCCAAAATCCACTGAATACCTGCAACAGAAAGTTGAATGTCCAAATTACATTAATTGCAAGGAATTCATCTGTTAACTGCTATTCCTTCTTCTCAATTGCCCCCAGGATTGTTACATGAAAATTGATACCAGCTGCACTAAGACTAAATGTACAGTACATGGGAAAAGATGCATCATAAGACTAAAAACACCAACCACTATGCACCCGTATATGCTTATAGATAACAAATATAGGTCTTAAAACTTCAATTAATTGAACATTAAACATTCAACTCTTCATATATGGCTATTGCATATATTAACAATAATAAGAAATAAAGCCACGTGAAGATGCTCAATGCCAGCAAACATCATCTGATTCATTGTCAGTTAGATACACTCTCTTTACAGTGTAATAGGACAAGGACGGATTTACTAACaagtaaaacaattaaaatttaaattaaaacatcATTTGTCCTTTTTCGGGCTCATGAATAACAAAATTACCCCACAAAAGGaggataaagaagaagaaaatgataTTAAGTGATTTGTGGCTTGTAGATTCTCAAGTTACCTTTTATCTCTTCGATTATCTACTGAATTCTCTGGTGAAATTACTGGAGAAACTGGCCTTAGAGATATTGGGACACTAGAGGGAATTGGAGCTGTCTTAACATTTGTACGGGCAGCTGAAGTTGAACGAGCAGACGGAGGTTGTTCGGTGGAGTTGAGGGATGATCGAGCAGACATTGATGAGCGAACAGATGAAGGCTGTTCTACAAAATTCATGGATGACCGCCCAACCATTAAAGAACGAGCGGACAAAGGCTCTTCCATGGGGCTTGTGGCATGAGATGGCGGGGATACTGAACGAAATGGAATTGGTGATGATTGTTCCACAGAGATGAAAGACGGTAATGGTCGGCTGCCTGGTGATGAATGTGCTGACAGAGACTGTTCTTGTTTGTTACGAACTAGCTGATGGAGAGAATACGGGAAATAAAACATATGGATCAATAAAGAGTACCCATAAAATTAAACCAGTCATTAAATGAACTTTTCCTCAAGTTTCATCATAATTAACCAATTTACGACAGGCAGAGACTAATTAATTTCCTGTGACCATTAAATTATAACTCATAGACCAAATACACTAACTTTCAACTCAATAAATtttcatatcacatcataactTGTTTACTTAGACCAACTTTATCTACAACAGTATCTTGAAAAAACACAAATGCAGCAAAAAATACAAGCTCCGGTAGTTATAGGTTAATCACCATAGGAGAACGGGGTCTGATCGACTTTCCACCAGCGCGTCCAACAGTCACCGGACCAGTCATTAACTCATAATCATCATCCGTATCATTGTACTCGTCAACTAGTTGCGGTTGCGTTTGTAGTTGTTGTTTCTTCCTCACTACAGGACTCTGAACTTTAGGATTGGGCTGCACATTAAAATGCTGAGTATATATCAGAACATATGGATTGGTAAATCGTAATACACAAATTTCACGTCAATATCGAAGTATCTATAAATTTAATGCCAAGTTCAAGAAATTATTTGGACGATCACAATAGAatcaaagaacattaaaatcCAGGACAAAAGAAGAACCACGTTACCTTAGGAGACTGTGGGCGCGGCATTCTTCTTCCACCAGCAAGGCCAATGGTGCCAATGCTAGTGGGAGTATTTTTATAATCAACGGAAAGATCTTCTTCTTCACTGTCCTCATCATCCGCTGGTTGATGTGACATCACCTGTGCAAGCCTCTGTGCCGCAGCTTTTGTCTGTGCTTTCCTCACGCCAGGTGCGCCAGCTGATCCCGTCCGGACATGGCGAGGATGTATTGGGGACGCCAACGGCGATGACGAAGCAAGCGGTGATTCTGCACTGCTCCTCTGCCATGAATGCATTGAACTCACCCTATGATGATCCATACCTAAAAGCAAAAATATATGTGTACATATCAGATTACATTGAACTacagaattcaaaatttaaattagaagaagaagaattgattAACCTGGTATTGATCAGAGAAAAAGCTGACTTGATTGATTAAATCGAACAAGAAAACCACAAATTGGTGCATAAACTGGCCATAGCTGAAGAAGGAAAGTAAATTAAGGAATGATCATTGACTTCTTTCGTAGAAAATTCGCATTAATACAAGATAATATCAATTGAAAACAGCCAATTAGAATCAGTCAATTCTAAAATTCAAGTCAAGCAATGcacaaaatcaaattaaatttaatgattcTTTTGGAAACAAATGAGATGTTCTTCTTTTCTTCCTGCAAATTTCTGGGCTTGGATGAAAATGAAATGGATCAATTTTAGCAGTGGAACGATGTGATCCGATTGTCAAGGCAAAAAGGAGGGAAGGAACGAACCAGAACTTGGAGGCTTTAACGGTCAGTTTTGGAAAAGAACTTCTTCACTAATACCTGACACTGCATTCCCTTTTAATTACAGATTTGCCCCCCGCAAAAATGCTTTCCAATCCTCATTGTCAGCATTTGCCTTTTAGATATCGCTGatagaattaattaaaaaatatttttaaatatattaattatataatactaaaatatttaatttaatataaaatacgtAACTCGTATTTTTTTCAACTgcattcaaaataataatttttgtggTGAAGTATTTTTATGAATATAGTTGTGAATCTATTTTAGtcataatttttctttcttttttatattaattattgagaaaaataattattattttatttattatattgattttataccgaaaatattcttatatgtttttaatatttttgagataaaacttatgaaataattattcttaattattgatataaaaaaataaagcaacAATAGTGCGGACTGCAATAAAAGCTCAGTGTTGTTATGCTAATAAAAATGGTTCGACGGTATTTTAACCAATAGATCCACAAACATAAATTAGGAATTAATCTCTATTATCTTGACTATCTTGacttgattttgatttttttaattttttttttaatcaagaaagacttTATTTATCTTGTAGAATAATAATCTAAGAGACAATCAGAAATTTTAATCCAAATCTTGAATCTATCATGATGAATAGACTCTCTAGCTAATAAATGGACGGCTCTATTTTCTAAACGGCGTACCCAACGAACATGAATGTTACCATGAAACCGCATAGCATCCTTGTAATCAGAAACAACTAATCCAAATTCCGAAAAGTCATCCAGAGAAGAGCGAATAGTCAAgactaaggattggttatccgTAAAAATATAACCGGTCTGAAGAAAACAATCTCTAGCATAAGATAAATATTGACGCAAGACCAAAATTTTAACAATAACAGGTTGCCCACCCCCCTCGTAGAAACCCGAAATTGCAATGGAAAAGAAGCATTCTAAGTCCTCAAATACTGCTGCAAAACCGAACAAATCAGCACTAGCAAATACTGCACAATCAATGAatgcaatccaatcaatttcAAGAGTGGTAGCCTCAACCAAAGAGAGCACACGAGGAACAGATGGGTGGGATAACGTCCTTGGCCGAGCCACAAGTGAAGCCACATAATCAGTAAAATAGGAACTAGCAGCATGATGAACCTCACTAGGtgacaaaactttattgacccaCAATCTTTCATTCCTGGCATGCCATAACTTCCATGCATGTATAGCCATACGTGCATCAACAGCAGTAGAAAAACCAGCAAGTCTCCATAACTCAACAGCCATTGGACAATGCAAAGAAACATGTGAAATAGATTCATTATGATCACAAAAAAGACATGCAGTAGGTACATATATCCCACGCCTCAAAAGAATATTCCGAGTAGGAAGCACTCCACGATAAGCACGCCAAAGAAAATCACGAACTTTGGGAGGAACATCAAAAGACCAAAGACGGTTCCACCCATCATTATAACCTAGTACATCAGTCCTATCCGACAATTCTAAGGCACAAAAATAGacagatttaactaattttttttaaaatattaaattaaattttctccAAGTCATATTGAAGAGCCAAATCTTCTTCGCCCttcaaataaattcttttaCAATAAATcatatgaaaagaaaaaaacaaaaatcataatgtttattatttttattttttaaaaacaaaatttgaagttaaaagttttttttttttttttaacattttttaaaatattagctcGCATTATTCCCGTTCATTTAAGGATCAAATGCTCCTATATGCAATACaaactattttattaacttGTAGCAAGGTCTGCATTGTCATGACCCAATGTCTTTTCTCCATCTTCGACAACAAGGCCTGCAGCAGTTATGTAGGCCCTTGTTTTCAATGTATTTCTtggtaagaattttttttttactcataaaattttcattttctttctgtaAGAATTCATTTGGGCGAAATGAATCGTGGTTATTTCGTGCCACATGAAGGAagaatgttttctttttttttttgcttttcccTTAATTAACCCGATTATAGAGCTTCTTTTGTATTGATGCCCAAGGGTTTGTGTTTCTGATTGCTTTTATTCTCAGGGGCTTCAGCAATCAGCAATCAGCAATGGTGAGTAAGGCGTAtgtcaaataaaaataagttcTGAGCAACACTAGCATGAAAGGCTTCGTCTGTATAAAGACTACACCATCATAATTTCACAAACGAGCAATTTAAGGACTTTATAATTGAGCAATTTACCAGTTATTCTAGGTGAAACCAACTGAAACATAGTTCACAACAAGATTGCCTACAACTCCTAAAGCAGGCTAAAATAAAGGCACGTAAATAGATTTCTAATTGTGATAAGCATTTTCTTCTAAGCATCCTTCTTCTCAACAAGGATCTCAATAAGATCAGCAGCATCCTGAACTGTTGTTATGCTCTGGGCACTCTCCTCTTCCACGTTAATACCAAATTCCTCTTCAAGTCCCATCACAATCTCAACCTGCAAAGGTGCCTCATTCCTACTAGTTAGTAACAACTAAACATACCAGTGGACAATAACATAAGCTAAAAACTGCTGACCAAACACAAACATGATAAAGCTTTAGCTTAGGTTCTTCCAAGTGAAATTTCATTTAACAGAAAGACAAATCATGGAAACTACATATAAGAATGCATGAGAGGCCATCCCCAATTCATAACTATCTACTTTAGGTCATCAGTCACTTCCTGCCTTCTTCTATTCCATGATTTCCAATAAATGTGTATGCATAAAGACCAGGAAATATTTAACCAATGAGAATGGAACAAAAGAAATTACTGATCTGTGATTTGTTTCCGCTGACATTTTGAGAAATTCATGGGAAACAAATCAAACAATAATTACATATACAAGACCGAACCATAGTTATAAATGATG includes:
- the LOC110620449 gene encoding coiled-coil domain-containing protein SCD2 isoform X1 codes for the protein MDHHRVSSMHSWQRSSAESPLASSSPLASPIHPRHVRTGSAGAPGVRKAQTKAAAQRLAQVMSHQPADDEDSEEEDLSVDYKNTPTSIGTIGLAGGRRMPRPQSPKPNPKVQSPVVRKKQQLQTQPQLVDEYNDTDDDYELMTGPVTVGRAGGKSIRPRSPMLVRNKQEQSLSAHSSPGSRPLPSFISVEQSSPIPFRSVSPPSHATSPMEEPLSARSLMVGRSSMNFVEQPSSVRSSMSARSSLNSTEQPPSARSTSAARTNVKTAPIPSSVPISLRPVSPVISPENSVDNRRDKRYSVDFGTTNLRDTGSHHSASALQDEVDMLQEENDSLIEKLRLAEERYEEADARARQLEKQVATLGEGVTLEARLLSRKEAALQQREAALRVAEQSSKPEEIAALRTEAETAKDEATSALVQLNEAVSEVKSLRTLTHRMILTEEEMEEVVLKRCWLARYWSLSFLHGIHGDLAGAKYEYWSSFAPLPFEVVLAAGQRAKEENLSTNSNASEREKVLRDMHELSGVGTIESMLLVDKGLRELSALKVEDAVALAMAQKRRPNLLKTDDVKLPAEGQFEAFELSQEETEDVLFKQAWLSYFWRRAKSHGLEPDIAEERLEFWINQNNRSFTSIDAVDVERGLLELKRLGIEHQLWHESRRGLDVDSNSRSIAESKF
- the LOC110620449 gene encoding coiled-coil domain-containing protein SCD2 isoform X2, translating into MDHHRVSSMHSWQRSSAESPLASSSPLASPIHPRHVRTGSAGAPGVRKAQTKAAAQRLAQVMSHQPADDEDSEEEDLSVDYKNTPTSIGTIGLAGGRRMPRPQSPKPNPKVQSPVVRKKQQLQTQPQLVDEYNDTDDDYELMTGPVTVGRAGGKSIRPRSPMLVRNKQEQSLSAHSSPGSRPLPSFISVEQSSPIPFRSVSPPSHATSPMEEPLSARSLMVGRSSMNFVEQPSSVRSSMSARSSLNSTEQPPSARSTSAARTNVKTAPIPSSVPISLRPVSPVISPENSVDNRRDKRYSVDFGTTNLRDTGSHHSASALQDEVDMLQEENDSLIEKLRLAEERYEEADARARQLEKQVATLGEGVTLEARLLSRKEAALQQREAALRVAEQSSKPEEIAALRTEAETAKDEATSALVQLNEAVSEVKSLRTLTHRMILTEEEMEEVVLKRCWLARYWSLSFLHGIHGDLAGAKYEYWSSFAPLPFEVVLAAGQRAKEENLSTNSNASEREKVLRDMHELSGVGTIESMLLVDKGLRELSALKVEDAVALAMAQKRRPNLLKTELSQEETEDVLFKQAWLSYFWRRAKSHGLEPDIAEERLEFWINQNNRSFTSIDAVDVERGLLELKRLGIEHQLWHESRRGLDVDSNSRSIAESKF
- the LOC110621576 gene encoding uncharacterized protein LOC110621576, whose translation is MFQLVSPRITELSDRTDVLGYNDGWNRLWSFDVPPKVRDFLWRAYRGVLPTRNILLRRGIYVPTACLFCDHNESISHVSLHCPMAVELWRLAGFSTAVDARMAIHAWKLWHARNERLWVNKVLSPSEVHHAASSYFTDYVASLVARPRTLSHPSVPRVLSLVEATTLEIDWIAFIDCAVFASADLFGFAAVFEDLECFFSIAISGFYEGGGQPVIVKILVLRQYLSYARDCFLQTGYIFTDNQSLVLTIRSSLDDFSEFGLVVSDYKDAMRFHGNIHVRWVRRLENRAVHLLARESIHHDRFKIWIKISDCLLDYYSTR